In Rahnella sikkimica, the following are encoded in one genomic region:
- the pdxR gene encoding MocR-like pyridoxine biosynthesis transcription factor PdxR: MANLSQPSALITLFENADKTTGLRDRLCAVLRKAINTDALAVGQRLPSSRMLAADLKVSRITVEAAYAQIEAEGYLQRQTGKGTFVSQSLPRPSATRAKGHTPAKLSTLSARGRDIVATGGCNDPQFPTAFAAGSPDLRAFPLKIWKQITAKQLRTQGERLLGYGDPQGYLPLRQAIAGYLQQSRGVLCSADHIMITTSSQQALQLLSMLLIDPNDTVWLEEPGYPGARNAFTSAGARLCAIPVDEQGISPADDSPSPRLIYLTPSHHYPTGVSLSLSRRLHILDYAKRQESWIIEDDYDSELHYDGRPLPAMQGLDKHQQVIYLGTFSKVLFPSLRLAYIVLPPSLVAPMVTLRTVSDGHSSQLMQAVTAEFIQSGHFASHLRLSRQLYQSRRDHLLEQIRQKIDWLTPQVAAGGLQIAAHLPAGQEQRLSALAAKAGIETPRLSPLFLNQSELHALHRDGWLLGFSALTPAEIASAVNRLAAINTGAFN; the protein is encoded by the coding sequence ATGGCTAACCTGTCTCAACCGTCGGCTTTGATTACGCTTTTTGAAAACGCGGACAAAACGACCGGCCTGCGCGACCGGCTTTGCGCGGTGCTGCGGAAGGCCATTAATACCGATGCGCTGGCTGTCGGGCAGCGGCTTCCTTCTTCACGAATGCTGGCTGCCGATTTAAAAGTCTCACGCATTACAGTGGAAGCGGCCTATGCGCAGATAGAAGCCGAAGGGTATTTGCAGCGCCAGACCGGAAAAGGGACATTCGTCAGCCAGTCACTTCCCCGCCCTTCTGCGACACGAGCAAAAGGGCACACACCCGCGAAACTTTCCACGCTTTCAGCGCGGGGCCGGGACATTGTGGCAACCGGCGGCTGCAACGACCCGCAATTCCCCACGGCTTTCGCAGCAGGCTCCCCCGATTTACGCGCGTTTCCCCTGAAAATCTGGAAGCAAATCACCGCTAAACAATTGCGCACGCAAGGCGAACGTTTGCTGGGTTATGGCGATCCGCAGGGATATTTACCCCTTCGCCAGGCGATTGCCGGTTATCTGCAACAGTCGCGCGGCGTACTGTGTTCCGCTGATCACATCATGATCACCACCAGTTCCCAGCAGGCACTGCAACTGTTGTCGATGTTGCTGATTGATCCTAACGATACAGTCTGGCTTGAAGAACCCGGTTATCCGGGAGCCCGTAATGCGTTTACCAGTGCCGGTGCGCGCCTTTGTGCGATACCGGTGGATGAACAGGGCATCAGTCCGGCTGACGACTCTCCTTCGCCGCGTCTGATCTATCTCACGCCTTCTCACCATTACCCCACTGGCGTAAGCCTGAGTCTGTCCCGCCGTCTGCATATACTGGATTACGCCAAACGTCAGGAAAGCTGGATCATTGAGGACGATTACGACAGCGAACTGCATTACGACGGACGCCCCCTTCCGGCCATGCAGGGGCTGGACAAGCACCAGCAAGTTATCTATCTGGGCACCTTCTCAAAGGTTTTATTCCCCTCGCTGCGTCTGGCTTACATCGTGCTGCCCCCGTCACTGGTCGCACCGATGGTGACGCTGCGAACCGTCAGTGACGGTCATTCTTCACAGCTGATGCAGGCGGTGACCGCAGAATTTATACAAAGCGGTCATTTCGCCTCGCACCTGCGTCTTTCCCGCCAGCTTTATCAGAGCCGCCGCGATCATCTGCTGGAGCAAATCCGGCAAAAAATTGACTGGCTGACCCCGCAGGTTGCGGCCGGGGGCTTACAGATCGCGGCGCATTTGCCTGCCGGACAAGAACAGCGACTCAGTGCACTGGCCGCCAAAGCGGGCATCGAAACCCCACGCCTTTCCCCGCTGTTTCTCAATCAGAGCGAACTCCACGCGCTGCATCGCGATGGCTGGTTGCTGGGCTTTTCTGCCCTCACGCCCGCAGAAATTGCTTCCGCCGTTAACCGGCTGGCCGCTATCAATACCGGCGCGTTCAACTGA
- a CDS encoding rhodanese-like domain-containing protein gives MSQTSYVLAYEPPSPEVSAAYLLSKLSFYTDAADVAADLQNGVAGIVVIDTRSAEHYARGHVPGAVSFPHKNMTAESTCGLSKDVVYVTYCDGIGCNGSTQGAYKLAKLGFRVKEMIGGLDFWIRDRHPVVEGEARGVYPADFAPDDCGCA, from the coding sequence ATGTCACAGACGTCTTATGTTCTGGCTTACGAACCGCCGTCTCCCGAAGTCAGCGCAGCCTATTTGCTGTCGAAGCTGAGTTTTTATACCGATGCCGCGGATGTGGCAGCCGATTTACAAAATGGCGTGGCCGGTATTGTGGTTATTGATACCCGTTCTGCTGAACATTATGCGCGCGGTCATGTGCCCGGTGCTGTCAGTTTTCCGCATAAGAATATGACGGCAGAAAGCACCTGCGGCCTGAGTAAAGACGTGGTGTATGTCACGTATTGCGACGGGATTGGCTGTAACGGCTCTACGCAGGGCGCGTACAAACTGGCGAAACTGGGGTTCCGGGTGAAAGAAATGATCGGCGGGCTGGATTTCTGGATCCGCGACCGGCATCCGGTGGTGGAAGGCGAAGCGCGCGGAGTCTATCCGGCAGACTTCGCCCCAGATGATTGCGGTTGTGCGTGA
- a CDS encoding DMT family transporter, which translates to MNVLFPLLAVLIWSLNAVVSKAASSAIDPAAISFYRWLLALVTLTPFILPGVLRNLQAVRQYWWKLLILGLLGMVLYQSLAYYAAHSVSALFMGILNSLIPLLTVLIGLFVLSVVPTVGVAVGSIVSLGGLIWLVSAGDPAQLLQHGIGTGELMMFAASASYALYGVLTKRWAIPLPNWQSLYVQIIFGVLLLLPNFLMAKDVSLTVHNIPLVLFAGIPASIIAPYLWIQGVIRLGANKASIFMNLSPIFTAIIAVLFLHEQLQSYHLIGGGITLVGVILAQRLRKPLFGHKPDGFQKETR; encoded by the coding sequence GTGCTGATCTGGTCACTGAACGCGGTCGTCAGCAAGGCCGCATCCAGTGCGATAGATCCGGCCGCCATCTCTTTTTACCGCTGGCTTCTGGCGCTGGTAACGCTGACGCCTTTTATCCTGCCCGGCGTTCTGCGTAACCTGCAAGCCGTCAGGCAATACTGGTGGAAACTGCTGATCCTCGGTCTGCTCGGAATGGTGCTTTATCAGAGCCTGGCGTACTACGCGGCGCACAGCGTCAGCGCCCTGTTTATGGGGATCCTTAACTCCCTGATCCCACTGCTGACGGTGCTTATCGGCCTGTTTGTCCTGAGCGTGGTACCCACGGTTGGCGTGGCGGTCGGCAGTATTGTTTCTCTCGGCGGACTCATCTGGCTGGTGAGCGCAGGGGATCCGGCGCAGTTGCTGCAACACGGTATCGGCACCGGGGAGCTGATGATGTTTGCCGCGTCCGCGTCTTACGCGCTGTATGGCGTACTGACCAAGCGCTGGGCGATCCCGCTGCCTAACTGGCAATCGTTGTATGTGCAGATCATTTTTGGCGTCTTACTGCTGCTGCCTAACTTCCTGATGGCGAAAGATGTCAGCCTGACCGTACACAATATTCCGCTGGTGCTTTTCGCGGGGATCCCGGCGTCAATCATTGCGCCTTATTTGTGGATCCAGGGCGTTATCCGCCTGGGTGCGAACAAAGCCTCTATTTTCATGAACCTGTCGCCGATTTTCACGGCCATCATTGCCGTATTATTCCTGCACGAACAGCTGCAAAGCTATCATCTGATTGGCGGCGGTATCACGCTGGTCGGGGTTATCCTCGCGCAACGCCTGCGAAAACCGTTGTTTGGCCACAAGCCGGACGGATTCCAAAAAGAAACACGTTAA
- the flk gene encoding flagella biosynthesis regulator Flk: protein MQPLSGPGMPVGDNRTQPQGQTVPVKPGGELPLTPAQRTTLEKLIVKLMALTPIKSAEIWANLRHDLSLPHDAEITSSQFPQAQTLLQGKLTQAQDSHATRQLMLQLTELLPQGNNRQAVSDFIRQNFGHTVLSQLTHPQLQQVLDLIQTRQMNIPQPQQTPVTDRPLLPAEHNSLQQLVTRLSAATGEAPVKVWQQLFNLVGVKVGDSIPAKHFQLLSQFMQVKASLSQQTTAPTLTTLLSVLKQPASTHEIRQLTEYVENRFSATLSTPLTPVQVSDLIGVLFSQRVDRSPRAENIDDSFTTVSRTDPQPIMNPFVAMLPPSMQALGGKPLLFIAFVVVVLLLWAVF, encoded by the coding sequence ATGCAACCTTTGAGCGGCCCGGGCATGCCGGTTGGCGACAACAGAACACAGCCCCAGGGTCAGACCGTTCCGGTTAAACCGGGAGGCGAATTACCGCTCACACCGGCACAGCGCACCACGCTGGAAAAGCTGATTGTGAAACTGATGGCGCTGACGCCCATCAAATCTGCCGAGATCTGGGCTAATTTACGCCACGATCTTTCTCTGCCTCATGATGCAGAAATCACTTCATCACAATTTCCTCAGGCACAGACGTTGTTGCAGGGGAAACTGACTCAGGCCCAAGACAGCCACGCGACCCGCCAGCTGATGTTGCAGCTGACCGAGCTGTTGCCGCAGGGCAATAACCGGCAGGCCGTCAGCGATTTTATTCGCCAGAACTTTGGTCATACCGTTCTGAGCCAGCTGACGCATCCGCAACTTCAGCAAGTGCTGGATCTGATCCAGACACGTCAGATGAATATTCCGCAACCTCAGCAGACGCCGGTCACCGATCGCCCGTTGCTGCCTGCGGAACATAACAGCCTGCAACAACTGGTCACACGCCTCAGTGCGGCGACCGGCGAAGCGCCGGTCAAAGTCTGGCAGCAACTGTTCAATCTGGTGGGCGTAAAAGTTGGCGATTCGATCCCGGCAAAGCATTTTCAATTGTTGAGCCAGTTCATGCAGGTGAAAGCATCACTCAGCCAGCAAACCACTGCGCCGACGCTGACCACGCTGCTGAGCGTTCTGAAACAACCGGCCAGCACGCATGAAATACGTCAGCTCACCGAGTATGTCGAAAACCGTTTCAGCGCGACGTTATCCACGCCACTGACGCCGGTTCAGGTCAGTGATCTGATTGGCGTATTGTTCAGCCAGCGCGTTGACCGTTCGCCGCGTGCGGAAAACATCGATGACAGCTTTACCACCGTGTCGCGCACTGATCCTCAGCCAATCATGAATCCTTTCGTGGCCATGTTGCCGCCTTCCATGCAGGCGCTTGGCGGCAAGCCGTTGTTGTTTATCGCTTTTGTGGTGGTCGTACTATTACTGTGGGCGGTTTTTTAA
- a CDS encoding SLC13 family permease, giving the protein MLTTAFSTVFKPFLRDRFLHLLVLLGVILTLFQTEKIMQFPQFVDWDTIITLLGLLMLTKGVEVSGYFDFVGRRMINAIDNERRLALFLVTAAAVLSTFMTNDVALFIVIPLTITLKKLTSLPVTRLIIFEALAVNAGSLLTPIGNPQNILLWNKSGQSFLHFIGQMAPLALVTLLALLIVTGFCFPSRSLKKTANNEGYPFQKRLLASCGVLYVVFIACVDLGLALYGLLAVILCFLLLARKVLLRIDWPLILVFIVMFIDVRLIVGLDVLQPVFARIHGLPDYGHYLLSIGLSQVISNVPATILMINYLPSGPLLAYAVNAGGFGLAMGSLANLIALRMANDKTIWLKFHFYSFPFLLFSGVAGWFLLPLIS; this is encoded by the coding sequence ATGCTTACAACGGCTTTCAGCACAGTGTTTAAACCCTTTCTGCGCGACAGATTTTTGCATCTTCTGGTGTTGCTGGGCGTCATTCTGACGCTGTTCCAGACTGAGAAAATCATGCAGTTTCCACAGTTTGTCGACTGGGACACCATCATCACCTTGCTCGGTCTGCTGATGCTGACCAAAGGCGTTGAAGTCAGCGGCTACTTTGATTTTGTTGGCCGTAGGATGATTAACGCCATCGACAACGAACGCAGGCTGGCGCTTTTTCTGGTCACGGCCGCAGCTGTGCTTTCCACCTTTATGACCAATGACGTCGCGCTGTTTATCGTGATCCCGCTGACGATTACGCTGAAAAAGCTGACGTCTCTGCCGGTTACGCGGCTGATCATATTTGAAGCGCTGGCGGTGAATGCGGGCTCATTGCTGACACCGATTGGTAATCCGCAAAATATCCTTTTATGGAATAAATCCGGCCAGTCCTTTCTGCATTTTATCGGGCAGATGGCTCCGCTGGCGCTGGTGACACTGCTAGCACTGCTGATTGTCACCGGCTTTTGTTTCCCGTCGCGCAGCCTTAAAAAAACGGCAAACAATGAGGGCTACCCGTTCCAGAAGCGTCTTTTAGCCAGCTGTGGCGTTCTGTACGTCGTCTTTATTGCCTGCGTGGATCTGGGGTTGGCGTTGTACGGATTACTCGCGGTGATCCTGTGTTTCCTGCTGCTGGCGCGAAAAGTCCTGCTGCGGATCGACTGGCCGCTGATCCTGGTGTTTATCGTGATGTTCATCGATGTGCGTCTGATTGTCGGGTTAGACGTTTTACAGCCGGTTTTCGCGCGAATTCACGGGCTGCCAGATTACGGACATTATTTGCTGAGCATCGGGTTGTCTCAGGTCATCAGCAACGTGCCGGCGACGATCCTGATGATTAACTATCTGCCTTCCGGCCCGCTACTCGCCTACGCCGTGAACGCCGGTGGATTTGGTCTGGCGATGGGATCGCTGGCTAACCTGATTGCATTGCGCATGGCAAATGACAAAACGATCTGGCTGAAATTCCACTTTTACTCGTTCCCGTTCCTGCTGTTCAGCGGTGTTGCTGGCTGGTTCCTGCTCCCGTTAATCAGTTGA